Below is a window of Equus quagga isolate Etosha38 chromosome 1, UCLA_HA_Equagga_1.0, whole genome shotgun sequence DNA.
ACATTTGAAAGCTTCTAAAATTGATcgtgaagaaataaagacatgcGAAATACTGCAATTTCTGGAGTAATTGTGAAATTGGATTTTTATAAATCTTTGCCAAACATATCCTATGTATAAATCTTTTTCCTATCTACACATCTGTTGCTTCGGTGAAAGAAACTTTTCAGaattaaaatgagcaaaaagtGATCTTCAGTCAATAATGAGCAAAGACAAATTGATGTGTCTGGTTACACTACTCAACATGAACATgtaaaaaagattaattttgatAACACCATTGACAAATTTGGAGAAGGTAAGGGTCTAAAGCAAAAattgtaatattattatttattactgtGACATACCTATATATAGGTAtaaattctttctccctttccaaaaAATGCATCAATATAATTGAAAAGACGTTatctatataattaaaaattagtttgtatgataacatttatttttatttatatgcacatttttatttttactggtaTGATTTTTTATAccaagttaaataaaaaatattcactacctatatttattttatggccATTATTACCActcattccttttcatgtttattaatgaaaattatttttttatatagaaGAGAGGGAAGTAAAACACCCTGAAAGAACTGTTGCAGGTGTTGAATGTGCTAGGTACATCACTGCTCAAGGAACTCAAAGATTAATGACGAGCGTGGTTATAAGCatctaacaataagaaaatgcCACATACATATCATCTCTTCCTTGGGGAGACCTGGAAGATTTAAATACAAGTGACATGTGAGAGTGATGTTTACATACCCTATATacactccccccttccccaataaagtagaggaaaaggcGCTGGGTTGGGATAGTAGAGGTTCTACGTGAAATGTGAACAATGCAGCAAACTGAAACCAGGAAACTGCTGGAACAGTAGGTAGCTGGAACATAAACAGATTCAGAAAAGAGAAGGTAGATTGGGAAAAGATGGTGAAGGGCACATGTTCACTGTGAGGTATTTATTGATTATAAAGAGAGCCTTTggtttccttaaaatttttttaggcaCTCTAAGAAAGGATTCCATTCAATTACTTCACTTGTAGAAAGCAGAAAACTAACACTGGGAGGAGTGCTGTGAATAAAGCTAAGTAATTTTTGTGGTCTGCCCAAACCAGGGAATGCATAAacgatttaaataaaattttgtctttatccTCCAAATATAACGTGAAACCAATTAGGATGGAGATTGGGCCTCATGCTTCTTTGTATCTAGACTTCTGAGAAGATAGCAAATGTTCAGTAGATATTTAATTGTTTAATGGACATatggagaaaggacagaagaGAGTGAGGGATGAAGGGAGGAGAACCTCCAGTTAGCATTAAAATTGGAGGtgaaatttggggattttttctGAAACTTGTAAACATCAGTGGAGAAGGTACTTTAGAATGTTGAATCCTGAAGACTTACGTTGTTTTTTCTACAATGGTTCTTAAGTGAAtacttagtttatttttaataatcttgttttctaataaattaacttattcatttatttctataagtttgtatctttatttatttctcttttttcatttatttgtaaaagttttccaaaaagtCACATTGGATATATGCCTCAGActctcctgtgtttctttttgctgATCTAACACTCATTCTAGTACATCTactaaaatagatatttatttgggAAGGatattattttttgagatttaatTCTGACAGCAAACACTACTGTTAACAACAGCTTAATATTTGTAGAAATGACAGCATGACAAATTCTAATTCAGCTATTCTGAATGCAGTTCTGTTGACTGTTTTATTGATGTAATATTCAATCCGACTCGATTCAATTAATTGTAGCTTTagtttataaaatgtgtttttcatttctaagagCTCTTGTCAGgttcctcatttttctttgaagaaaaaactTGCTGGATGGATGCAATTTTTTGTCAAATTTCACGGAGAATATGAATTAGATAATTCATTGTTGTTTTCaggggttttgggtttttttacgttaaattattttgtttttcacctgtttcttacattaaaatttaagcaGGGGTATTTTTCTGTGAATACTTAGACTGTTTCTCCTCAACCTCTTCCTGCCCCTTGAAATGCTGagggatttttttcctagtttatcAATAATTTGTGTAATTGCTGTTCAGTTGTTTTAGTCTCAGACAAAAAGAGAAGACTAAAgtttacatttattgaaaaatttctTTGACAACTTAGCCAATTTTTTTGTAGGACTGTAATTAAATAGAGGAAGGTAGtcgtcaaaattaaaagttattgcATAAAGATCCTCCCATTGAGGGTCTGAATTGACAGTAAAAAGCCAGGCTTTTATTATTGCCTGGAAGGTGCTTCCCTCATTATGACTCTCTAGTTGTATTTAGTAGGCTGACTTCTTCCTTGAGCCAATTTATTCACTCTGTGAAAAAATCCCCTGCTTTCCAACTATCCTCTGCTTTCCAAGGGCTGCATTCTAGAATGAAAGATGATCAACTGATGGATGTTGAGATTAGATCCACATTACTACTTTGCAATGTGTCTACAAAAAGTCagtaaaactttttcttttggtgagaaagagtggccctgagctaatcttccaccttttttttaatccccaaagccacagtacatagttgtatatagtagttgtaggtcattctagttctatgtgggatgccaccacagcatggcttgatgaatgatgcgtgggtccacgaccaggatctgaacgggtgaagcctgggccactgaagtggagtgcgtgaacttaaccactacactacctgGCTGGCCCCTTAGTAAAACTTTTGTGGTGGCCTGGGTAAGAAATagaaactcatttattttccGCTGAACTCTCTTACACTTGCATATGTTGTTGGTGAGAACTCCAGAATTCTCAGCATATAACAACTTCATCCAAACCTCTGCACTAAGACACTTGACAAATTCTAGCATGGTTTCTTGCAGCTTAAGGCCAAGTTCCTAGGATGACCCCAGCTCCTCTTAAAATGCCTACCTGAGAAAGCTCAATGCTTCTAGGAGAATTTACTGTTTGTTCTAGTCAAAACTTGGTGATAGACAGATAAGCAGGTCCCTGGATCCCCTCTTAGAGCAGTTACTTTAGGAAGCTTGCAATTATAGATCCTTTCTCTACCCCCTTGAGATGTAAATCTACTATCCAAAACTGTTTCTTTGAGGACCTgagagccatctctttgaaatgcagCCATTCAGGGAGTTAGAGACTTTTACACTCTTAGTCTCTGTAGGAGGATAACAACCTAGCTTCAGTGGAGGCCACCTTGCTTCAACATGAACTACTGCCTCCTCTCATAAAAGTAGAAGTTGGGCTGGCttcggtggcctagtggttaagtttggcacactccacttgtgtggcccaggttcggatcccaggtttggacctacactactcatctgttagtggccatactgtggcagcggctcatagaaaagaaaaaaggaggaagattggcaacagatgttaactcagggcagatcttcctcagcaaaaagaaaaagaagaagttcGTCTCCCTTCTGGATAAACACCAATTAACAAATCCAGACAGCCTAGTCACATGGATTAACCCTCTCTTAATACCACTCTGTGCCTTTCTCCTAGAACAGCCCAGCCTTTAAAAAGTCTCCAGTCTTTTGTTTTGGGGAAGTTGAGTTCAGTTCATGCTGGGCTCTCTTCTCTACTGTAATAGTATTACTGAATGAAATCTGTTCTCACGGCTTTAATGAGTGTCtggctttgtttatctttgacaaCAGAAGTCTCCTTCATTCTTCTGCTCCAAAGTCTTATAAATGGGTTGGATACCTCTCTAGTTTCCAGCAGTGAGAAGCCTTTTCCACATTGCATTAATTTGGACATTATTGTGGAAattggaagagaggaaaaaaaaatcaaacatttagcataatatttcaGTTGGAGAATTTTCCATAACCAGCTACTTGCAACATAAGTGTATGTAATGGTGAAGGAGGCAGTGCAGAATAACAGAAAAGACCATGAGTTTTGCAGCAAGAGTAGACTTTGGTTTGGTTCCTGgcttcaatatttttattagcttCTTAAAACTGTGCAAGAGACTAAAATTTCTATGtctcattttcttgatttgaaaataagaataataatacccCCCACACTGACTTGTTGGAAAACTGAGATTGAATGAGAAAACATGTGCAATAAGTAGTACTTAGCTCATAGTAAttgttcaaaaaataatttaccaCTTTGTGTTATTAATCTCTGACAAATCCTGAAGAgatttgtttcctctctctgttgTTACAACAGTGTACCTCCTTATGGCATCCTTTATATACCTATCTGTAGGTGTCCTCTGTTAGACAATGAGCTTCTCCACAGGTATCGTTTATCCTTGTATCCCCAGCTCCTGCCAATTGAAAAGATGGGCATTctataaatgtttactgaataagcaagtacatgaataaatgaatgaatggatagttATAGTGAAGTACTGGTGAGCTCAAGGTTCCAAAATTGTTTAATAGTTTACACAGGTCAAGTCAATTAATAATATCAAATTCAGTTGTGAGAGAATAATGAAAGCAGCATAAGACAttaatctcttcatttttcttatatttggtCTGAAATGAAGATTTATCTATTGTACTGCCTTATGATTTTCTTGAGTCATTAGCATCAGAAACAGGATCTAAAAATACAAATGGGAAATTACCACAGCATAGTTTTCATTTCCTGCTTTTGGATATCTGGTTGGACGACTTAAGCTCAACTTGTTAAAGCTCAGTAAATAACTGTCCCACATGATTTGACTCATAGATTCTCTTTTGTCCACAGGCAGTTATGttaggagaagagaggagagagttcTCAAACGCTATGTCAATTCAGGAACTCAGTAGaacaatggaataccattttGGGTTAGAAAATTTGGATGAAGATGGATATACTCAGTTAGACTTCAGCTCTCGAGACATCACCAGGAGGCCTGTGGTCTCAGAGaaaggtattttttctttctgccttcaaaattctcattttcatcaACTAAAACCCATATGGGGAGAAAATTTGAGAGATGTGATTGTAGGgattttattaatatgttttgAAAGGTTTTCAGAAATCACTGAAGATAATTTGAATATACACTAAAACTTTTCTCATGCAACCATTCaatgattaattaattattaGTATTTACATTAACTATTATGATGGCAGAAAATACAATTTCTATATTCTATAGAAATAGGCACTTCAGCAGGAAGGAGCTGGTAATAAGTGTGATGAAATGTAAAGATGAAAGAATGTCAATGGGAGTGACTTGTTCCTTTTGATAGAGAGTAGTGAATTGTAGAATGGAGGTCAAGGAAACTTAAAGAAGTGTATATGAACAACATCAGGATATTGGAGCAAAGAATGAAAGGATGCAAGGCAGGTGAggtaaaaaaaccaaacatgatTTTGTGGTAAAGGCCGAAAGGAAGTCAGAAGTCATAGAGTTTAGAATCCTGAATCTGATATGATTTTTGTGGTAAGAgattaatttggattttttttttaaacaaaagcaagTCAATTAGGAAGACATGAgtcttaaacaaaatataaaaggagtGAAATATGGAGAAGGGCATTAAAAGATCTCTCTCTTCATAGAATGAGTCATTTAGTCTCCTCCCATTCTCCTATTTGACAATTTTCTGAAATGCTTGCACTGCTTATTCTCAGTCAAAGGTAGAGCTATGTTCTTGCTGTGGTGATGTTAGCATAAAACGAATTCCCTGTTATCAACAGAGAGATTATTTACAGGTTTTGACATCAGAATTtgctctcttctgctttctggtAAAATCACATTgcacaattattttcctttcaccGCTTAACGCAATTTTTCCCTTGGGCAATCTGTTGCGGAAGAGTGAAAAAATTGGATGATGCAAGAGGTAGGGAGGCAACTGTGAGTTTATGCATATGTGTGGACAGTGAGTTACCTGTAATGTGCTCGTTGTCTCTAAACTAGGTGATTTTTACGTGTGTTAGCTCATTTAATACCCACAATAATATCTTTTGAAGTATTGTTACTCCAATTTTccacaaagagaaatgaaaaaataaaggaagtaatTTGCCTAAGTCAACAAATGAGTGAAAAGGGAAGGTTGCTTTTAGTAACCAATGCTATTTCCCCTACATTAAACTGCCTTTTCTAATAATAAGTGGGATTTCAAGGATCCTGGTAGTGTCAAGACCCATGGACATCAGTGTGAAACTTAAATCAGGACTGCATAAATAACAAGACACTGTGCCCAAATTACAATTGCAGAACCCTAAGAGGTATGCTAAAGTGGAGAAAAATCCAGACTAATCCTAGATGACTAGAGTATCTGGGTATCAGTGATTAACTTTAGAATTTgccagatttttttattttttgaagattggttcctgagctaacatctgttaccaatcttctttttttatcttcttcttcttccccctgaagccccccagtacatagttgtatattctagctataggtccttctggttgtgctatgtgacatgccgcctcagcatggcttgatgagcggtgccatgtctgcacccaggatctgaatgggtgaaaccctgggccactgaagaagagcgcatgaacttaacaactcggccatggagccagcccctagaatttGCCAGGTTTTGATGAACTGTAGAATTAAAGTGATTTTCGATCCatcattctatttcttcatttaatttctgCTCCCTCTGGCTCCTCAGGAACTTGTGCTGCATCTCCTCGTTGGTGTCCCATTGCAGTGACTTTGGGAATCCTGTGTTTAGTAATACTGGTGATAGCTGTGGTCCTGGGTACTATGGGTGAGTATTGGTGGAGGAGGTTAACAACAGATATTTCATAAGCATTTATAATGTTCCAGGCACTCTTTAAAAGCTTGATATgcataataaaatttaatctGTATATTAACCCTATTGAATTGGTACTactaattctcattttatttataaggGAGGTGACAGAATgagagtttattttgtttttccagggTCATAAAGCAGTCAGTGGTGGGATCATGATTAGAAATTCAGGTGAATTATCTAAAAAACTCATACTCTTAACTATATGGTCTACTACCCTCCTTGAATAGCTGGTTTCAAAGCTGTGGAAGTCCCAGGATAAATTAATGGAAGGAAACCAGTGGAGCTGAAAAAGGAAGTACAATATAGTACTTATCTTCCTACTGAAATAAAGTCTCTAAAGAGACTACAAGCTATTTTTATGAGTCTCATGATTTAAGGAAATTGTTTTCTATCTAATCTTTAATCTAATCTCCTTTGGATATACCAAGAATTACCTGAGGCTCTTACTAAGTGTTAAGTAGATATTTtgtgatggatgaataaatgttAGATTTTAAATCTCATGCATTTTATTGTCAATAAAGTATTATTGTGCCTTTAGAGAGCCTCCATTAGATTCCTTAATTagtcaaatgtttattgagtatatATTTGTTACAGATGCTGGGAAGGTTCTGAAGAAGCTCCCATTTTCAAATAGAAGAAATGTagttttattactatttcaaaTCCATCTTGGCTCCAACGGACTGTATTCCATTTGCCTCTTATTTTCTCCCTCAAAGTCTTTCTTCtctatatcatttttctctttgtactaCACATCCTTCGTAgtagttatttctttctttccatccatctAATCTATCTGTCATCTAATCTTTccgtttatctatctatctatctatctatctatctatctatctatctatctatttctaTCTTTACCTCTCCATCAgcaatgtattttctatttatcgTTAATCAACAATGTATCCCTTTATACTCCAGGAAAAATACGAGTTTTGggattttaattttcaaacatagtagagtgacttttttttccttgtcattattattgttgttggtATATGAAGCTATTTGGAGATCCAATTCAGGGAGCAACCCATTGAAGAACGACAACTTTCCATCGAGAAATAAAGAGAGCTGCAGTCAATCTACACAATCATCTTTAGAAGAGAGTGTGGCTCCCACCAAGACTCTCACAACCAAAGGCAAGGGAAGAGTTAAAGGATTAACAGAACCCTTGATTCAGGAGGGTTAATTCTTGTTACTAAGGCCTGGAACAGAGGGAATGAAGACAGTATTTTAAATGCGGTGATTATGCATTcaaggaaggcaggcagacagGTAGTATTATCTCAGTACAATACGCCCCATCATGTAAACAGTAAAGTGATATTGTAAATACCCCATGTACTTGGCTGAACAGTTCtaagtcatttttgtttttgtttttgttttcttcaaatcaGTGACTAGTTTATAACTGGCTATGCGTTTAAGCCTATAGGAGATTGTATAATTTAATGTGAAGGAGAGAAATGCTCTCTCCCTTTAGGGAACTGACATTTTTAAGTGATATAATTAGAATAAGAAACAGgacatcagaaaggaagaaagagagaaaaaggaaagaaggaaaaatggtgcTAAGAATTGAGGCTAAATTAAACATATGCAAAAGAGATAGACCTAACAGATATATTCCTGAAAAGTCTGgttaaacttgtttttctttaatcacaCAATTTCATTACGATTTTATATACACTTGACCTTTATTTTCAATTGCATTATAACTGACTATGACAATATTTTGACTTCAATTTTCTATCTTTGGACCCATACCTCATCACTATTTGTATCAAGTAGCTAATAATACAAAACAGAGATACTATGTAATGTGAATAATTGCTCTTCTACTTTTCTCACTTGGAGAGTTGCATTCTGAAATGGATCTCACACTTGTAAAAAACGTTAATATGAAATTACTGTATTCTTCAATGATTAACTTGAAGTTGATTCTTTTTAAGAGTTATCATTGATAAAGGGAATTCTGGGATGAATTTGAAGGAATGGAAGACATgtcaagaaggaaaggagagttgACTGTCTAAAACGCTGTTTAtagttctcaatttttaaattttaaatgaagggGGGATTTTAATGTtgtctcttctgtaaaataacatCCCTATtatttgaattgaaaataaagtatattatttgCAATTCATTGATTATTTATGAAGTTTCCTCAGGCTGAATGGTGCTTGCACTGAAAGAGTGAATTTTTATCATATGAACCTCATTGTGCTTATCTTTTATTTCCAGGAGTTCTTGTCAGCTCTTGTCCCCCTAACTGGATCATGCATGAGAATAGCTGTTATCTGTTTAGTACATCATTAGATTCATGGGATAGAAGTAAAAGGCAGTGCTCTCAACTGGGCTCTACACTCCTGAAGATAGACAGCTCAAAAGAATTAGTAAGTGCCAATTTCAATTATAATTATCTGTGGTCTATACCGAGCGGAAAAACAGAAGTAGTTTCTATGTAATGATAATTTTCCCTAAGAGGAAGTCTTTAATATTCTCCATAATTATAATAGCATGCATTAAGCAGGTAAAGCATAtaatttatgctatttttaattaattaatttaaaaaataaacacatttcaccttaaaacaaatcttttcaaatgctctcAAGTTTGCACGACTATAATAATCAGGCCACTACTCATTTTTATGGGTTTGgagttcactttttaaatttggtgggctaaaatggaaaattatccCCCTTATCATAATTATCAAGAAAAGTAGCAGCAATTGTAATATGCATTTATAAATCCTTTACTCCTTGCAAAATACTGGGAAAggcaaagaagttaaaaaattaaacttgctATTGCAATGCTCATgtaatttgtaagaaaaaaagaaacaatcaacagctattaaaagttaaatatctgATATTGGCAACAAATGTGATAAGAATTCAGAGAGATCTCTGTTGACAGAGAAAATTCTACAGAAAAAGCGGGACTTACAATCCATCATTAATGAAGGATAGAACTCAGATAGGCTATTATCATAAGTGGTTAATAGTCAGGAAACATCCTATACTATAAACTAAAACAATCTATAACTTCTCCACTTACTTTTACTAGTCTCAGTTTTTTTCGTTTCTGTCACATCTTACCCAATAGTTGTAGTTCATCTGAAAATTAATGGAAGTAGATGCAtggcaaagaaagagaatgaggctGGAAGTCTTTCTGGTTTTTAGACTTTGCTATAATTGCTACTGTATTATG
It encodes the following:
- the CLEC7A gene encoding C-type lectin domain family 7 member A isoform X1, with product MLGEERREFSNAMSIQELSRTMEYHFGLENLDEDGYTQLDFSSRDITRRPVVSEKGTCAASPRWCPIAVTLGILCLVILVIAVVLGTMGVLVSSCPPNWIMHENSCYLFSTSLDSWDRSKRQCSQLGSTLLKIDSSKELEFIARQVSSQPDNSFWIGLSRHQKEGPWLWEDGSIFSSNLFQIRSTVMEENSSHNCVWIHVSIIYDQLCSVLSYSICEKKL
- the CLEC7A gene encoding C-type lectin domain family 7 member A isoform X2, which produces MLGEERREFSNAMSIQELSRTMEYHFGLENLDEDGYTQLDFSSRDITRRPVVSEKGTCAASPRWCPIAVTLGILCLVILVIAVVLGTMAIWRSNSGSNPLKNDNFPSRNKESCSQSTQSSLEESVAPTKTLTTKGVLVSSCPPNWIMHENSCYLFSTSLDSWDRSKRQCSQLGSTLLKIDSSKELEFIARQVSSQPDNSFWIGLSRHQKEGPWLWEDGSIFSSNLFQIRSTVMEENSSHNCVWIHVSIIYDQLCSVLSYSICEKKL